The genomic stretch GATCTAGGACCATCTCACATGATATCTCTCGAGAATTTACATAGTCTTTCCCACCAACAGATTCATGCAAATAGATGTTATATGCAGCACGTCTACCACGAGTTTTCAGTATCCTCATCCCAATATAGAACATCATTGAATCATGGCTTAATTGATAATTCCTGAAACTAGCtgtagtccttgagaagctcacaCCCTAAAATAGCATTCTGATTAGTTTATTTAATCAACAAAAAGATAATGCCAATAATTAACGACTCTGTTCCAGATTAATCATGACAGTACACCCGAGTTAAGGTGATAAATACATGAATGGGCAAGGAAGCATCAGGACCACTTGCTCTTAGTCGATATTGGGGATTCTGATGCCATGTGTCATAATCCTGGCAGCCTCCAGCGCTGTAGCCTCTCCATTGACCATGGATTGAGTAGCGCATCTCTAGTGGGTAGACACGACAAACATATATAGACCTAAAAAGTATTTGGAAATCTTGCCAAGACATCCAAAATATTCCACCGTTTGCCTGTTTACAACAAAATAGCAAAAATTAGTGTCATCCAGTAAAAAGGTGTATAAGCATAATCCTTCGCACATTTTCTTGATGAACAAAAGGACCAGTATGTGGAAGTGAATCTGGTCAATCAGACAAGCGGGGTTCTCTCATCCCTCCAGAAGCGATTGTAAGAGGTGTTATTGTCAATTTCTTTTATTTGGCATATTAGATTTTCTATGAAAGTAAGGGCAAAGGAAGAGATTAGGAAGGTGTGCTACCGAGAGTAAGGGCGTACAATTGGATGAACAACAATTGCGAGTTACTTTTTTCTTTGAGAAGGAATTGGGAGCTACTGCATAATAAGATGGGGTCACCAGATAAACTATCAGGAGTTATTCAATCCTAAAAGTGGAATTAAGgtgagaggttggctatggatgattttaggcggggtagaggtaggccgaagaagtattggagggaggtgattagacatgacacggggcagttacagcttactgaggacataatCCTAgctagaaaggtgtggaggatgcaattagggtagagggttaatTGGTTGGAATGAGTTCTTATTAGTAGATACAGTTGCTTTATTGTAGTCGTGCCAGTAGTCGTAGTGCTATGTGCGCGTGTCGCagtttcttgttcatggtgttctgataatgtttgttattttctgatagatagtttatagtattactctgCCAGTGTCTTGTTTCTGATTTTCTCTATTGGTGTGCTATTCCATGTTGTTGTTTTCACTAGGTCTTTTATACTGTTTATCTGTCCTAAGCAGGGGGTCTATCGACAACAGTCTCCCTACTTCATCGGAGGTAACGATATGGTCTGTGTACACTTTattctccccagaccccactgtgtgggaatacactgggtatgttgttgtttgtaaACTCTGGCTCTTACCAAAGAATTCATTAGGTAAAAACAAAGTCAAATTCAAAAAACAATAACTTGGAAGAGGGAGGAAGGGGAAGCAACCTGTGGGACATGTTCAAGCTTGTGTTTCATCCTGTCGGTCCACGCAGGTGATGGATCAGACCAAGGACCATTCCATTCAACTTTATTTGCCCATGGATTCCGAATCTGAACAAGCTTGTGGCCATCAACTTCTCGTACTTGAGCAATAAATATGCAAAAAATGACCATGTGACTGAAATTTTCTTGGCTGGAGGATAATCATAAGATAGAAGGATTGAATTTCCACCTGTAATATTGAATAGGCATGACCTTGGACAATACCACTGGAAGATATATGCACATCTGAACCTAAAGGGCTTCCAGCACCCAGTAGGAAACCCTCTTGTTTGAAGTGCAGCAGCTGAGACCAGAGTCTTCCACTTACCAGATCAATCTGTGCCTCGTCACTTCTCATGTCAATCTCCTCACCAGCCCCTCCGGTGAGGTCTGCAAGAGCTTCTTGTACAAGTCCACCCTCTAATGCCTCATATGAGCCATGAAGCTTTGCATAAGCTTTTTCTAATAAGGAGACCCACATTTCATTACCCTTCCTACTGGTGGAAAATGCTGGTTTACCAGGTGACTCGCATGGAATCCAATCATCTACCACAACAGGGACCCAGTCACCCTATAATAGACATAGAGACAGGATTAACTTGATTTAGTAATAACAGACCCAGTCGCCTTATAATAGACATAAGACAGGATTAACTTGATTTAGTAATAACAGGACCCTGTCACCCTATAATAGACATAGTGATACGATTAACTTGATTTAGTAATAACAGGACCCAGTCACCCAATAAAAGACATAGTGATACGATTGACTTGATTTAGTAATCTTTTAAGAGAACGCAATCATTTTTTTGTTTCACACAGGAACCAGTATATAATCGACTGAGGTCCTCTCATCAGTTTAGGATAACAACTTCAAGGAGATTAACATAGAAAGAAAT from Capsicum annuum cultivar UCD-10X-F1 unplaced genomic scaffold, UCD10Xv1.1 ctg68978, whole genome shotgun sequence encodes the following:
- the LOC107854079 gene encoding calpain-type cysteine protease DEK1-like, whose product is GDWVPVVVDDWIPCESPGKPAFSTSRKGNEMWVSLLEKAYAKLHGSYEALEGGLVQEALADLTGGAGEEIDMRSDEAQIDLVSGRLWSQLLHFKQEGFLLGAGSPLGSDVHISSSGIVQVREVDGHKLVQIRNPWANKVEWNGPWSDPSPAWTDRMKHKLEHVPQANGGIFWMSWQDFQILFRSIYVCRVYPLEMRYSIHGQWRGYSAGGCQDYDTWHQNPQYRLRASGPDASLPIHGVSFSRTTASFRNYQLSHDSMMFYIGMRILKTRGRRAAYNIYLHESVGGKDY